A genome region from Deltaproteobacteria bacterium includes the following:
- a CDS encoding flavodoxin family protein, which translates to MKIIAINSTYRPEGTTTELVRAFMEGVKSGGGEPDMIMLRDQNIGYCINCLKCYSFKGSGAAPCSLKDDMDEIINRIIGADGILFASPVHNGFVTGLMTTFWERLSWRTARPGEPMIQCMSINSRINNKIRALGAIVSAGGMPERLRKYCDDGTPWLKSNAPLMLHGQWIGDLYAGADLEHFPEGQQDWERLYFLRRLSTRQRQQANALGVKMVQLLQSGRLHPFTMDKAFNPVVRWIMGLIFTLSPSYRISK; encoded by the coding sequence ATGAAAATTATAGCCATCAACAGCACCTACCGACCTGAGGGGACGACCACCGAGCTCGTTCGGGCCTTTATGGAAGGCGTCAAATCCGGCGGCGGGGAGCCGGATATGATCATGCTCCGTGACCAAAACATAGGGTACTGCATCAACTGCCTTAAATGTTATAGCTTTAAAGGCAGCGGAGCCGCCCCTTGCAGTCTGAAAGACGATATGGATGAGATCATCAACCGGATCATTGGCGCGGACGGAATCCTTTTCGCCTCTCCGGTGCATAACGGGTTTGTGACGGGTCTGATGACGACCTTCTGGGAGCGTTTGTCCTGGCGTACGGCCCGGCCCGGCGAGCCTATGATCCAGTGTATGAGCATCAACTCCCGTATCAACAACAAAATCCGGGCACTGGGCGCAATCGTAAGCGCCGGTGGCATGCCCGAACGGTTAAGAAAATATTGCGATGACGGGACCCCTTGGCTGAAAAGTAATGCCCCTTTGATGCTTCACGGACAATGGATAGGAGACCTGTATGCCGGCGCGGATCTCGAACATTTTCCGGAAGGTCAGCAGGATTGGGAGCGGCTCTACTTTCTTAGGCGATTAAGCACCAGGCAAAGACAACAAGCCAATGCCCTGGGTGTAAAAATGGTCCAGCTCCTCCAATCCGGTCGACTGCACCCCTTTACTATGGACAAGGCATTCAATCCTGTGGTTCGATGGATTATGGGGCTCATTTTCACTCTAAGCCCCTCCTATCGAATTTCCAAATAG
- the dnaB gene encoding replicative DNA helicase: MNGSSGAHLKIPPQNLEAEQSVLGGILLEPEALSRVLEVMTGEDFYRESHRKIFNAMLDLYQKSTPVDLITLTEILQNKGHLEDIGGASYLTSLTDAIPSAIHVDVYARIIREKSILRRLINQATEIASRGYQFAGNAEDLLDEAEKAIFEISEAKINPLVYPLSDVIKESFATIEQLYDRKEKVVGVPTGFTQLDKLTSGFQNSDLVIIAGRPSMGKTAFALNIARNAAVDHEVPVVIFSLEMSRQQLAIRLLCSEARVDSYKLRSGFIGERDWSKLTAAAGTLSEAPIFIDDSPTMTVLQMRAKARRLKSERRLGLVVIDYLQLMKGREGSERREQEISEISRSLKALAKELNIPVIALSQLNRRPEGRDDKKPVLADLRESGAIEQDADVICFIFREEMYEENSKQKGIAEILLRKHRNGPTGSVSLTFLDAYTRFENLATGVEEPL; the protein is encoded by the coding sequence ATGAATGGCTCGAGTGGAGCGCATCTGAAAATCCCTCCCCAGAACCTTGAAGCCGAGCAGTCGGTTCTGGGGGGTATCCTTTTGGAACCGGAAGCCCTCTCCCGGGTCCTGGAGGTTATGACCGGAGAGGATTTTTACCGGGAGTCCCACCGCAAGATCTTTAACGCCATGTTGGATCTCTACCAAAAGAGTACTCCGGTAGATCTGATCACCCTGACCGAAATTCTACAAAACAAAGGCCACCTGGAAGATATCGGGGGAGCCAGCTATCTGACTTCCCTGACCGATGCCATCCCCTCGGCTATTCATGTCGACGTCTACGCCCGGATCATCCGGGAAAAATCCATCCTGCGCCGTCTGATCAATCAGGCTACCGAAATCGCCAGCAGAGGCTATCAGTTTGCCGGCAATGCCGAAGATCTCCTGGATGAGGCCGAAAAAGCCATCTTTGAAATCTCGGAAGCCAAGATCAACCCCCTGGTCTATCCCCTGAGTGACGTCATTAAGGAAAGCTTCGCAACCATCGAGCAGTTATACGACCGGAAAGAAAAAGTGGTCGGGGTTCCCACCGGTTTTACTCAATTGGACAAGCTGACCTCCGGCTTTCAAAACTCGGATCTGGTGATCATTGCCGGCCGCCCCAGCATGGGAAAAACCGCCTTTGCCTTAAATATCGCCCGTAATGCGGCAGTAGACCATGAAGTCCCGGTGGTGATCTTTTCTTTGGAAATGTCCCGGCAGCAATTAGCCATACGACTGCTGTGCAGTGAGGCCCGGGTGGATTCCTATAAACTCCGGAGCGGCTTTATTGGGGAAAGGGACTGGTCCAAGCTGACCGCGGCCGCCGGGACCTTATCCGAGGCCCCGATCTTTATTGATGATTCGCCGACCATGACCGTCTTACAGATGCGGGCTAAGGCCCGGCGGTTAAAATCGGAAAGAAGACTGGGGTTGGTCGTCATTGATTATCTTCAGTTAATGAAAGGCAGAGAAGGCTCCGAACGGCGGGAGCAGGAAATATCCGAGATCTCCCGTTCTTTAAAGGCCCTGGCTAAGGAATTGAATATTCCGGTTATCGCCTTATCCCAGCTCAATCGGAGGCCGGAAGGCCGGGATGATAAAAAGCCGGTCCTGGCCGATCTCCGGGAGTCGGGGGCTATTGAGCAGGATGCCGACGTCATTTGTTTTATCTTCCGGGAAGAAATGTACGAAGAAAATTCCAAACAGAAAGGGATAGCCGAAATTTTGCTCCGAAAGCACCGCAACGGCCCCACCGGCTCGGTTTCTCTGACCTTTTTGGATGCCTATACCCGTTTTGAAAATTTAGCCACCGGGGTCGAAGAACCCTTATAG
- a CDS encoding xanthine dehydrogenase family protein molybdopterin-binding subunit, with amino-acid sequence MDNIDPKYRYIGEAIPRRDAVEIVTGSIRYLNDLKMPDLLYGKVLRSPYPHALIKRVDKGKAQALQGVQAVLSWEDAPDWRGGTPRNTPLLDRKVRFVGDAVALVAATTEEIAKEALALIDVEYEVLPAVFDMDQALKPTAPQLYAEYPGNRVTPGTPFFGPRSLKDLVMGDVEEGFKEADVVTEGTFGYENIPNPLPPEPPGVIALWEEPNKVTVWVSNQASYMDKITLFHVMNRQVDVRSIGGPCGGSFGSKFMSWQVQCYAALLSRATGRPVKLILTKEEHLAVFTVRPASRMQARVGMKKDGTVTAVSGTWLVDTGYYSMTTQAQVAVGCGEVQIMVRCPNWDLKPVIVCTNRNASGIVRGFGGQELKCILIPLLSLAMEKLEIDPFEFLKKNYVKPGDGYFWRDGDWYTYRGVDYSPAMDKGAALFGWKEKWKGWLNPSAVDGPKRRGVGVGVHGNADIGEDASEAYVRLHPDGTAILFSCVTEHGTGQRSNLIKMVAEVLQLPLENVSIGPSDSLVNPYEFGPAGSRGTYAIGAAVIRAAEDARNKLFELLAPRLEAKPEDLETRDGIVFWKSRPEKKLPWRAMSVDRTITGFGRFEPDYTLSNCMMTFIEVEVDTETGKVDLISIVNTTDVGRIIDPPGLEGQLNGCLGSGGIDSAVFEETILDRSTGHILNTNLIDYKWRTFPELPPIGNITLETPFPSHRFQAVGVGEVATSPGPSAVLMAVSNALGLWLHQYPVTPEKVLQALGKVPARKRKGGAA; translated from the coding sequence ATGGACAATATAGACCCCAAATACCGATACATCGGGGAGGCCATCCCGAGGAGGGATGCCGTCGAAATCGTCACGGGCAGCATACGGTATCTCAACGACCTCAAAATGCCGGACCTGCTCTACGGAAAGGTGCTGCGCAGTCCTTATCCCCATGCCCTGATTAAGAGAGTGGACAAGGGCAAGGCCCAGGCCCTTCAGGGAGTCCAAGCCGTCCTTTCATGGGAAGATGCCCCGGACTGGCGGGGAGGCACGCCCCGCAACACCCCCCTGCTGGACCGGAAGGTCCGCTTTGTCGGGGATGCAGTGGCCCTGGTCGCCGCCACCACGGAAGAAATCGCCAAAGAGGCCCTGGCCCTGATCGACGTCGAATACGAGGTATTACCGGCCGTTTTTGACATGGATCAGGCGTTAAAGCCTACGGCCCCCCAATTATATGCCGAATACCCGGGAAATAGAGTAACCCCCGGCACCCCCTTTTTCGGTCCCCGGAGCTTGAAGGACCTGGTTATGGGGGATGTGGAGGAGGGGTTCAAAGAAGCCGATGTCGTTACCGAAGGGACCTTCGGCTATGAGAATATACCCAATCCCCTGCCCCCGGAGCCCCCAGGTGTGATCGCCTTGTGGGAGGAGCCGAATAAGGTAACGGTCTGGGTGTCGAATCAGGCCTCTTATATGGACAAGATCACCCTTTTCCATGTGATGAACCGACAGGTGGACGTGAGAAGTATCGGCGGCCCCTGCGGCGGGAGCTTCGGCTCGAAGTTCATGTCCTGGCAGGTCCAGTGTTACGCGGCCCTTTTGAGCAGGGCCACCGGCCGGCCGGTAAAGCTCATTCTGACGAAGGAAGAGCATTTGGCGGTCTTCACCGTGCGCCCGGCCTCACGCATGCAGGCCCGGGTAGGCATGAAAAAGGATGGGACGGTTACGGCCGTATCCGGCACCTGGCTGGTCGATACGGGTTACTATTCCATGACCACCCAGGCCCAGGTTGCGGTCGGCTGCGGCGAGGTCCAGATCATGGTCCGCTGCCCAAACTGGGATTTGAAGCCGGTGATCGTCTGTACCAACCGGAACGCTTCAGGAATCGTCCGGGGTTTTGGCGGGCAGGAACTCAAATGCATCCTCATACCCCTTTTAAGCCTGGCCATGGAGAAACTGGAAATCGATCCCTTTGAATTTTTAAAGAAAAATTATGTCAAACCGGGAGACGGCTATTTTTGGCGGGACGGCGACTGGTATACCTATCGGGGTGTGGACTATTCTCCGGCCATGGATAAAGGAGCCGCCTTGTTCGGCTGGAAGGAAAAATGGAAGGGTTGGCTCAACCCCAGTGCAGTAGATGGGCCCAAAAGGAGGGGCGTGGGCGTTGGTGTCCATGGCAATGCCGATATCGGCGAGGATGCTTCGGAGGCCTATGTGCGTCTCCACCCCGACGGGACGGCCATACTCTTCTCCTGTGTCACCGAGCACGGTACAGGACAGAGAAGCAATCTGATCAAGATGGTTGCCGAGGTCCTGCAGTTGCCCCTGGAAAACGTCTCCATCGGGCCATCGGATTCTCTGGTCAACCCTTATGAGTTCGGGCCGGCCGGTTCCAGGGGGACTTACGCCATAGGGGCGGCCGTCATCCGGGCCGCCGAAGATGCCCGGAATAAACTCTTCGAACTTCTGGCCCCCAGGCTGGAGGCGAAACCGGAAGACCTGGAGACCCGGGATGGGATCGTCTTTTGGAAATCGCGCCCCGAAAAGAAGCTGCCCTGGAGGGCCATGTCGGTGGATCGGACTATTACGGGCTTTGGACGTTTCGAGCCAGATTACACCCTCAGTAACTGTATGATGACCTTTATCGAAGTGGAGGTGGACACGGAAACGGGAAAAGTCGATCTGATCAGCATTGTCAATACCACCGATGTCGGCCGGATCATCGATCCCCCCGGTCTCGAGGGTCAGCTTAACGGTTGCCTCGGTTCAGGCGGTATCGACAGCGCCGTCTTCGAGGAGACGATCCTGGACCGTTCCACCGGACATATCCTCAATACCAACCTGATCGATTACAAGTGGCGCACCTTTCCGGAGCTTCCGCCGATCGGCAATATCACTCTGGAAACCCCCTTCCCCAGCCACCGTTTTCAGGCCGTTGGCGTCGGGGAGGTGGCCACCTCCCCCGGACCATCGGCCGTCCTCATGGCCGTATCAAACGCCCTCGGCCTCTGGCTGCACCAGTATCCGGTGACCCCGGAGAAGGTGCTCCAGGCCCTGGGTAAGGTACCGGCAAGAAAAAGGAAGGGAGGTGCGGCATGA
- the hflX gene encoding GTPase HflX, with translation MSRIFGQTSGLKALQLKKLESLYRRQINPSQLVSPELAHFLAQLSIDLNRQIGLLINRKGGIEAVILGNDQSIFIPPLNQFRTGAGRLKGLRLLHTHLKGEPISEEDKMDLALLRLDLVTAIGINVHGQAHVLYSAHLRPDNPEGQQWMILEPEQVGQSRVDVQGLVRSLEEEWGKKIASKKIKSHEEQTILVSVTTQPRAVAQESLRELEELARSAGLRVLESVIQSRKEIRPKFLMGKDRLSSLSIRALQLGANLLVFDQDLNPSQVRSLTDFTELKVIDRTQLILDIFAQRARTREGKLQVEMAQLKYILPRLVGRDDALSRLTGGIGGRGPGETRLEIDRRRVREKIHRLQKELEAIRSQRKQRRGKRNRRELPVISIVGYTNAGKSSLLNTLTHSRLAAEDRYFATLDPTSRRLRLPRDQEVIITDTVGFINNLPKDLLTAFRATLEELEEADLLLHVVDVSNAQFEKQMGVVEDLLTELKLSHIPTIRVFNKVDLISEEYARTQCARYQAIPVCALKEETLGELLGAMEQAIGGLRGCQPHQKQ, from the coding sequence ATTAGCCGCATTTTCGGACAGACTTCGGGTCTCAAGGCCCTTCAGTTAAAAAAGCTCGAATCCCTTTATCGCCGCCAGATAAATCCCTCCCAGCTTGTTTCCCCTGAACTGGCCCATTTTTTAGCCCAACTCTCCATTGATCTCAATCGTCAAATAGGTCTTCTGATCAATCGTAAGGGCGGGATTGAGGCCGTTATACTGGGCAACGATCAATCCATCTTTATCCCTCCACTCAACCAGTTTCGGACCGGCGCCGGCCGGCTTAAAGGCCTTCGTCTGCTCCATACCCATTTAAAAGGGGAGCCGATCAGCGAAGAAGACAAAATGGACCTGGCCTTACTTCGCCTGGACCTGGTCACCGCCATCGGAATTAATGTTCATGGACAGGCCCATGTCCTCTATTCGGCCCACCTGCGGCCGGATAATCCGGAGGGGCAGCAATGGATGATCCTGGAGCCGGAACAGGTGGGACAATCCCGGGTGGATGTCCAGGGATTGGTCCGTTCTCTGGAAGAGGAATGGGGTAAAAAAATCGCCTCCAAAAAGATCAAATCCCATGAGGAACAAACCATTTTGGTCAGTGTGACCACCCAACCCAGGGCCGTGGCCCAGGAGTCCCTGAGAGAATTAGAAGAATTGGCCCGCTCGGCCGGTCTTAGGGTCCTGGAATCCGTGATTCAATCCAGAAAAGAGATCAGACCCAAGTTTCTTATGGGCAAGGACCGCTTAAGCAGTTTGTCCATCCGGGCCTTGCAACTCGGGGCTAACCTGCTTGTTTTCGATCAGGACCTGAATCCTTCCCAGGTCCGGTCTTTGACCGATTTTACCGAGTTGAAGGTCATCGACCGCACCCAGTTAATCCTGGATATCTTTGCCCAGCGGGCCCGGACCCGGGAAGGCAAGCTTCAGGTAGAGATGGCCCAGTTGAAATATATCCTGCCCCGTCTCGTTGGACGCGATGATGCCCTGTCCCGGTTGACCGGGGGCATCGGAGGCCGGGGGCCGGGAGAAACCAGACTGGAGATCGATAGACGCCGGGTCCGGGAAAAAATCCATCGCCTTCAAAAAGAATTGGAGGCCATCCGGAGCCAGCGCAAGCAAAGGCGGGGAAAAAGAAATCGCCGGGAATTACCGGTCATCTCCATTGTCGGCTATACCAACGCCGGAAAATCCTCTCTTTTGAACACCCTGACCCACAGCCGGCTGGCGGCCGAAGACCGCTATTTTGCCACCCTGGATCCGACCAGCCGCCGGCTTAGACTGCCCCGGGACCAGGAAGTCATTATTACGGACACGGTGGGTTTTATCAACAACCTGCCCAAGGATCTGCTGACGGCCTTTCGGGCCACCCTGGAAGAGTTGGAAGAGGCCGATCTTTTATTGCATGTGGTCGATGTCAGCAACGCCCAATTTGAAAAGCAGATGGGGGTGGTGGAAGATTTGCTGACCGAGCTTAAGCTTTCCCATATCCCGACCATCCGGGTCTTCAACAAAGTGGATCTCATTTCCGAGGAATATGCCCGCACCCAGTGCGCCCGCTATCAGGCCATCCCGGTTTGCGCCCTGAAAGAAGAGACCCTGGGGGAATTACTCGGCGCCATGGAACAGGCCATAGGAGGGCTGAGGGGATGCCAACCGCATCAAAAACAATAA
- a CDS encoding 50S ribosomal protein L9, which translates to MKVILKEDISTLGKAGDLVEVARGYGRNFLIPHGKALEATPHHQKQLEEQKRIILKRKAKDLDDAQKLAEQFGALTLQLSRKVVEEGKIYGSVSTKDLMEKLAEQNITLDRKKILLKDPIRTLGDFEIPIKLDPVVTATLKVSVIEDK; encoded by the coding sequence ATGAAGGTTATTCTAAAAGAAGATATATCCACCCTGGGGAAAGCCGGCGACCTGGTCGAGGTCGCCCGCGGTTATGGTCGAAATTTTTTGATTCCCCATGGGAAAGCCCTGGAGGCAACCCCGCATCACCAGAAACAATTGGAAGAGCAGAAACGGATCATCCTGAAAAGGAAGGCCAAAGATCTGGATGATGCCCAGAAATTGGCCGAACAATTTGGGGCCTTGACCCTGCAATTGTCCCGCAAGGTGGTGGAAGAAGGGAAAATCTACGGGTCGGTCTCCACAAAAGATCTGATGGAAAAATTGGCCGAACAAAACATCACCCTGGACCGGAAAAAGATCCTTTTAAAGGACCCGATCCGGACCCTGGGAGACTTTGAAATTCCTATTAAACTCGATCCCGTGGTTACGGCTACCCTCAAGGTAAGTGTAATAGAAGACAAATAA
- a CDS encoding xanthine dehydrogenase family protein subunit M yields the protein MKSFIHINARTVEEACRLLRQFDGKAVLQAGGTDLLSTLKGEGLSDYPEALINIKTISGFESIEADDQGLKIGAGIKLSRMVESSVLQERYKVLAEAAHTVASPQIRNMATLGGNLCQDVRCWYYRYPRHIGGPVQCARKGRGPCLAVKGDNRYHAILGGKKCFAVGPSDTAVALAALDGCLDVVGPDGERKVAITDFFSPLAKTLKKDEMIRSIEVPPPPAGARQSFLKFTLRKPIDFAIVSVAAVIDSKAGRCQEARIALGALAPGPVRAYKAEAYLKGRPLNRETAGEAAEQALMDARPLSMNAYKIEIAKTLVKRSILGTLGAE from the coding sequence ATGAAATCCTTTATCCATATCAACGCCCGCACGGTCGAAGAAGCCTGCCGGCTGCTCAGGCAGTTTGATGGTAAGGCCGTACTCCAGGCCGGCGGTACGGACCTCCTTTCAACCCTCAAAGGAGAGGGTCTGTCGGACTACCCCGAAGCCCTTATCAATATCAAAACCATTTCGGGTTTCGAGTCGATTGAAGCCGACGACCAGGGGCTGAAAATCGGCGCCGGCATCAAACTTTCCCGGATGGTCGAGTCCTCTGTGCTCCAAGAAAGGTACAAAGTCCTGGCAGAAGCGGCCCATACCGTAGCCAGTCCTCAGATTCGCAACATGGCCACCCTCGGCGGAAACCTCTGTCAGGACGTCCGGTGCTGGTATTACCGCTATCCGCGCCATATCGGGGGGCCTGTCCAATGCGCCCGAAAAGGCCGGGGTCCCTGCCTGGCGGTGAAAGGAGATAACCGCTATCACGCCATCCTGGGGGGGAAAAAATGTTTTGCGGTCGGCCCTTCGGATACGGCTGTGGCCCTGGCTGCCCTGGATGGCTGCCTGGACGTTGTGGGACCGGATGGGGAAAGAAAGGTGGCCATAACGGACTTCTTCAGTCCCTTGGCCAAGACCCTTAAGAAAGACGAGATGATCCGGTCCATCGAAGTCCCTCCCCCCCCTGCCGGTGCCAGACAAAGCTTCCTCAAGTTCACCCTGAGGAAACCCATCGATTTTGCCATAGTCAGCGTCGCCGCAGTTATCGATAGCAAAGCCGGCCGCTGCCAGGAGGCCCGTATCGCCCTGGGGGCCCTGGCCCCAGGCCCGGTGAGGGCCTATAAGGCCGAAGCGTATTTGAAAGGCCGGCCCCTTAACCGGGAGACGGCCGGCGAGGCGGCGGAGCAGGCCCTTATGGACGCCCGGCCCCTCAGTATGAATGCCTATAAGATCGAAATCGCCAAGACCCTGGTCAAGCGGTCCATCCTGGGAACCCTTGGAGCCGAATAA
- the rpsF gene encoding 30S ribosomal protein S6, whose product MRRYDLIFIVHPELSEEEVKAVTDRYLQIITAQEGTIIKTEDWGKRRLGYEINKQSKGTYILVDFYGPGTIIREVERNLKIDDKILKFLTVKTRDPFNPESLEEERKKEQLLQEAQITSEEPEPAVAQEAAVEENESEKEGE is encoded by the coding sequence ATGAGGAGATATGACCTGATTTTTATCGTTCATCCCGAGTTGAGCGAGGAAGAAGTGAAGGCCGTTACCGATCGCTATCTTCAAATCATCACTGCCCAAGAAGGAACCATCATTAAAACCGAGGACTGGGGCAAACGGCGTTTAGGCTATGAAATCAACAAACAATCCAAAGGGACGTATATCCTGGTTGATTTTTACGGTCCCGGTACCATTATTCGGGAGGTTGAGCGGAACCTCAAGATCGATGACAAGATCTTAAAATTTCTAACCGTAAAAACCAGAGACCCTTTTAATCCCGAATCCCTGGAAGAAGAACGGAAAAAAGAACAGCTCCTTCAGGAGGCCCAGATCACTTCCGAAGAACCTGAACCAGCCGTTGCTCAGGAAGCGGCAGTGGAAGAAAACGAATCAGAAAAGGAAGGAGAATAG
- a CDS encoding matrixin family metalloprotease — protein sequence MPTASKTISWRFCVFLAILIVLAVIYFRQPKPCRQPITYRIGNVDERFGLTHQEFGSAVNRAAAMWGKPLSRHLFQEDPRGLIEINLVYDYRQEATDRLKKLNIKIDGSKHSYEELNARLNNLKMEYQQKNTTLSGDLTVFNTRLNAFNAEGESWNRRGEVPERFQGRLVKEKDELNSLRDNLQRRREEMKNLAYTINSLVVVINEIASKYNLELVDRQNAGNTLGREFCEGLYEIHKGKQSITIYQFDDDSRLVRVLAHEFGHALGLPHSQTEEAVMYRLINSNSPELAPDDEAALRRRCKIKGPL from the coding sequence ATGCCAACCGCATCAAAAACAATAAGCTGGCGGTTTTGTGTTTTTCTGGCCATCTTGATTGTCCTGGCTGTAATTTATTTTCGACAGCCAAAGCCTTGCCGGCAACCGATAACCTACCGTATCGGGAATGTCGATGAACGATTCGGCTTAACCCATCAGGAATTTGGAAGCGCGGTGAACAGGGCGGCCGCCATGTGGGGGAAACCTCTTTCCCGCCATCTTTTTCAGGAGGATCCTCGAGGCCTGATCGAAATTAACCTCGTTTATGACTATAGACAGGAAGCCACCGACCGGTTAAAAAAGCTCAATATTAAAATCGATGGCTCGAAGCATTCCTATGAAGAATTGAATGCACGCTTAAATAATTTAAAAATGGAATACCAACAAAAAAATACCACCTTGAGCGGTGATTTAACTGTTTTCAATACGCGGCTCAACGCCTTTAATGCGGAAGGGGAATCATGGAACCGTCGCGGCGAAGTTCCTGAAAGGTTCCAGGGGCGGCTGGTGAAAGAAAAAGACGAATTAAACAGTCTGCGCGATAATCTGCAAAGACGCCGGGAAGAAATGAAAAACCTGGCCTATACCATCAACAGCCTGGTTGTGGTCATCAATGAAATCGCCTCTAAATATAACCTGGAATTAGTAGACCGCCAAAATGCCGGAAACACCTTAGGCCGCGAGTTCTGTGAAGGATTATATGAAATCCATAAAGGGAAGCAGTCGATTACGATTTATCAATTTGATGATGACTCCCGGCTGGTCCGTGTTCTGGCCCATGAATTCGGCCATGCCCTGGGTCTGCCTCACAGCCAAACCGAAGAAGCCGTCATGTACCGGCTGATCAATTCAAATTCTCCGGAGCTTGCCCCTGATGACGAGGCGGCCTTAAGAAGGCGATGTAAAATTAAGGGTCCTCTCTAA
- a CDS encoding 30S ribosomal protein S18 codes for MIQQRRKKRIFPRRKVCRFCADSSLIIDYKDSKTLKHFTSERGKIIPRRITGNCAKHQRELTVAIKRARQIALLPYLASSIQH; via the coding sequence ATGATTCAGCAGAGAAGGAAAAAAAGGATATTCCCCCGCCGCAAGGTTTGTCGCTTTTGTGCCGATAGTTCTTTGATCATTGATTATAAGGATTCCAAGACGTTGAAGCATTTTACCTCGGAAAGGGGAAAAATAATTCCCCGGAGGATCACCGGAAATTGTGCCAAACATCAGCGGGAGCTGACGGTGGCGATTAAACGAGCCCGCCAGATTGCCTTGCTGCCCTATCTGGCCTCCTCCATTCAACATTAA
- a CDS encoding (2Fe-2S)-binding protein, translating into MATTGKESGLSGSPGKGCIHIMVNGRDYELEIGKGSDKIDPAQTLTQTLRETLGLMGTKVSCDNGACGGCTVLIDGQAVLACMTLTIECDGSNITTIEGLSDPKTGKLDPLQQAFIDHTAFQCGFCTPGMIMSAKALLNENPSPTEEEVKEALSGNFCRCISHYQVIKAVLAAAGKAT; encoded by the coding sequence ATGGCGACAACAGGAAAAGAGTCGGGGCTTTCCGGGTCACCGGGGAAAGGCTGTATTCATATAATGGTGAATGGCCGGGACTACGAACTCGAAATCGGGAAGGGGTCCGACAAGATCGACCCGGCCCAAACCCTAACCCAGACGCTCCGGGAGACCCTGGGACTCATGGGGACCAAGGTTTCCTGTGATAACGGGGCCTGCGGAGGTTGCACCGTGCTCATAGACGGCCAGGCGGTCCTGGCCTGCATGACCCTGACGATCGAATGCGACGGCAGTAATATCACTACCATTGAGGGTCTGAGCGATCCGAAAACAGGAAAACTCGACCCGCTGCAACAGGCCTTCATCGATCATACTGCTTTTCAGTGCGGATTTTGCACACCGGGGATGATCATGAGCGCCAAGGCCCTTCTGAACGAGAATCCTTCTCCCACGGAAGAAGAGGTAAAAGAGGCCCTTTCCGGAAATTTTTGTCGCTGTATCAGCCACTACCAGGTAATAAAGGCGGTCCTGGCGGCCGCTGGAAAGGCGACTTGA